The following proteins are co-located in the Haloplanus sp. HW8-1 genome:
- a CDS encoding Ig-like domain-containing protein — MSRAPKLRALTLSVLLVTSTFAGVVAFSGTATAATTSQLDFTGIYNADVVRGTTDSTDGDFDNGGYTLVSSSEAQNNGNPADDGVPDDGVFPAKTDVHPKFDLADFDSADSNAWQTTGTGSVKASVSPDQYKTVHVVASAGGAGPSTPAKFEIKLHYGDGSTKTSQVFTVPDWFGAPPSDPGYAIRDGMDRYRTGYEDANEPGIWGYAVAANSSKTLQQVTINVTENDAGSFNFFGGAATTQESNVVNSAPTASDDSATTDEDTSVTVDVVANDSDPDGDALNVSAITNGPSHGTAQITASNDAVQFDPGADATSDVSITYEVSDGNGGTDTATLNVTVTPVNDAPTANDDTATTDEDTSVTVDVVANDTDPDGDALDVSAITNGPSHGTARITGASNDAVQFDPGADATSDVSITYEVSDGNGGTDTATLNVTVTPVNDAPTANDDTATTDENTLLSVDDGDSADLLERSTDVEGDSLSLSAVDGESFSSGRTVTLDSGATVTVDGDGSWVYDPNGQFGSLGDGQTDTDSFTYSVADGNGGTDRGTITVTITGVGERNARNNVGRSTLVGEDSVSQTIHTGPVEEVEATFGSTTTGSVTVDPVGSFPSEAPVPDGRVLGAVDITPPSDVTSDAGSLRITVARSAVDAMGGTPERLQIVRYDGVGLQPLETSVARADSREVVLTAETPGFSVFGVVVRDQPTTTPTATPAPAPTSTPTHTSTAPLTPTPTTTATPTADTGTRTPTAGSSPGFGGVGTLVALLAVSLLARRRD, encoded by the coding sequence ATGTCGAGAGCGCCGAAACTGCGTGCACTGACGCTGTCGGTGCTGCTGGTCACGTCGACGTTCGCCGGCGTCGTCGCGTTCTCGGGGACGGCCACGGCCGCGACGACATCCCAACTCGATTTCACGGGGATCTACAACGCCGACGTCGTGCGCGGGACGACCGACAGTACGGACGGTGATTTCGACAATGGCGGCTACACACTCGTCTCGTCCTCGGAGGCCCAGAACAACGGTAATCCAGCCGATGACGGCGTTCCAGACGACGGCGTGTTCCCCGCAAAGACGGACGTTCACCCCAAGTTCGACCTCGCCGACTTCGACTCCGCGGACAGCAACGCGTGGCAGACTACCGGGACGGGGAGCGTGAAGGCGTCAGTCAGCCCCGACCAGTACAAGACCGTCCACGTCGTCGCGTCGGCCGGCGGTGCCGGGCCGAGCACGCCGGCGAAGTTCGAGATCAAACTCCACTACGGCGACGGATCGACCAAGACGTCACAGGTGTTCACCGTCCCCGACTGGTTCGGGGCACCACCCAGCGACCCTGGCTACGCGATTCGGGACGGCATGGATCGATACAGAACCGGTTACGAGGACGCCAACGAACCCGGGATCTGGGGCTACGCCGTGGCAGCGAATTCGAGCAAGACGCTCCAGCAGGTTACCATCAACGTGACCGAGAACGATGCCGGTTCGTTCAACTTCTTCGGCGGCGCGGCGACCACCCAGGAGAGCAACGTGGTGAACAGCGCGCCCACGGCCAGCGACGATTCCGCGACGACCGACGAGGACACCAGCGTCACCGTCGACGTCGTCGCCAACGACAGCGATCCCGACGGCGACGCGCTTAACGTGAGCGCCATCACGAACGGCCCGAGTCACGGCACGGCCCAGATCACCGCGAGCAACGACGCGGTTCAGTTCGATCCCGGCGCCGACGCGACCAGCGACGTCTCCATCACCTACGAGGTGAGCGACGGCAACGGTGGCACCGACACGGCGACGCTGAACGTCACCGTCACCCCGGTCAACGACGCGCCAACTGCGAACGACGACACCGCCACCACCGACGAGGACACCAGCGTCACCGTCGACGTCGTCGCCAACGACACCGACCCCGACGGCGACGCCCTCGACGTGAGTGCCATCACGAACGGCCCGAGTCACGGCACGGCCCGGATCACCGGCGCGAGCAACGACGCGGTTCAGTTCGACCCCGGCGCCGACGCGACCAGCGACGTCTCCATCACCTACGAAGTGAGCGACGGCAACGGCGGTACCGACACGGCGACGCTGAACGTCACCGTCACCCCGGTCAACGACGCGCCAACTGCGAACGACGACACCGCCACCACCGACGAGAACACCCTACTCTCGGTCGACGACGGGGACAGTGCCGATCTGCTGGAACGGTCCACCGACGTCGAGGGAGACTCGCTCTCACTCAGCGCGGTCGACGGGGAGAGTTTCTCCTCGGGACGCACTGTCACCCTCGATAGCGGGGCGACGGTCACCGTCGACGGTGATGGTAGTTGGGTCTACGATCCCAACGGCCAGTTCGGGAGCCTCGGCGACGGCCAGACGGACACGGACAGTTTCACCTACAGTGTGGCTGACGGAAACGGTGGCACCGACCGGGGCACGATCACCGTCACCATCACAGGCGTCGGCGAGCGGAACGCTCGCAACAACGTCGGCCGGTCGACTCTCGTTGGAGAGGACTCGGTGTCTCAGACTATCCACACCGGTCCAGTCGAGGAAGTCGAGGCGACGTTCGGGTCGACGACGACGGGGTCGGTCACCGTCGACCCGGTCGGGTCGTTCCCGAGCGAGGCCCCGGTACCGGACGGACGAGTGCTCGGCGCCGTCGACATCACGCCACCGAGCGACGTGACGTCCGACGCCGGGTCACTCAGGATCACCGTGGCCCGATCGGCGGTCGACGCCATGGGCGGGACGCCGGAGCGCCTCCAGATCGTCCGTTACGATGGTGTCGGACTCCAGCCTTTGGAGACGTCCGTCGCGCGGGCCGACAGTCGAGAGGTCGTCCTGACGGCCGAGACGCCGGGATTCTCGGTGTTCGGCGTGGTTGTGCGTGACCAGCCGACAACGACACCAACCGCGACACCCGCCCCAGCTCCGACCTCGACACCCACGCACACGTCAACCGCGCCACTCACGCCGACCCCGACCACGACGGCCACGCCGACGGCGGACACCGGAACGCGGACGCCGACCGCGGGGAGCAGCCCCGGATTCGGGGGCGTCGGCACGCTGGTCGCGTTGCTGGCGGTGAGCCTGCTGGCCCGCCGGCGTGATTGA
- a CDS encoding MBL fold metallo-hydrolase, whose translation MDVRFLGGAGEVGRSAILVNDRLLLDYGLLTGNPPRFPVESPDPDAVVVGHGHLDHVGAVPSLLSGDRRPPIHWTPPTRELALTLARDTLKLHGGSYRCPFTENDVKRVTEVSRTHGYRETFEAAGHEVTFYNAGHVPGSAHVLVDDGGTRLFYTGDFHTDDQRLVSGTTARPDADVVICESTYADVDHEDRADVEERFVRSVETTLWEGGTVVVPAFAIGRTQEMMLICDTYDIPCYVDGMGTRVTEMLRQYPEFIRDADALRRAKSHARFVTGRDGQRKRIAEQQAAIITTSGMLSGGPAMTYIPEIRSNPVNKVTMTGYQVEGTPGRDLIESGRAEIDGRVMPVSAQVERYDFSAHTDRDGLFAFLDSYRDATVLVNHGDRCESFAADLASEGFDASAPTTGDEITA comes from the coding sequence ATGGACGTTCGCTTTCTCGGCGGTGCCGGCGAGGTCGGCCGGAGTGCCATCCTCGTGAACGACCGCCTCCTCCTCGACTACGGGCTGCTGACCGGGAACCCGCCGCGGTTTCCGGTCGAATCCCCCGATCCGGACGCGGTCGTGGTCGGCCACGGACATCTGGACCACGTCGGCGCCGTCCCGTCGCTCCTCTCGGGCGATCGGCGGCCGCCAATCCACTGGACGCCGCCGACCCGGGAGTTGGCGCTCACGCTCGCCCGCGACACGCTGAAACTCCACGGCGGGTCGTACCGGTGCCCGTTCACGGAGAACGACGTCAAACGCGTCACCGAGGTTTCGCGGACACACGGATACCGAGAGACGTTCGAGGCGGCCGGCCACGAGGTGACGTTCTACAACGCCGGCCACGTTCCCGGAAGCGCCCACGTTCTCGTCGACGACGGCGGCACTCGGCTCTTCTATACGGGCGATTTCCACACCGACGACCAGCGCCTCGTGTCGGGGACGACCGCACGACCCGACGCGGACGTCGTCATCTGTGAGAGCACGTACGCCGACGTCGACCACGAGGATCGGGCCGACGTCGAGGAGCGGTTCGTCCGGAGCGTCGAGACGACGCTCTGGGAGGGCGGAACGGTCGTCGTTCCGGCGTTCGCGATCGGACGCACACAGGAGATGATGCTCATCTGTGACACGTACGACATCCCCTGTTACGTCGACGGGATGGGGACGCGCGTCACCGAGATGCTACGGCAGTACCCCGAGTTCATCCGGGATGCCGATGCGCTTCGGCGTGCGAAGTCGCATGCGCGATTCGTCACCGGCCGCGACGGACAGCGCAAGCGCATCGCCGAACAGCAGGCAGCGATCATCACCACCAGCGGAATGCTGTCCGGTGGGCCCGCGATGACGTACATTCCCGAGATTCGCTCTAACCCGGTGAACAAGGTCACGATGACCGGCTATCAGGTCGAAGGAACTCCTGGGAGGGACCTCATTGAGTCGGGTCGCGCCGAAATCGACGGACGCGTGATGCCCGTGAGTGCCCAGGTCGAACGGTACGATTTCTCCGCCCACACCGACCGGGACGGGCTGTTTGCGTTCCTCGACTCCTATCGGGACGCCACGGTACTCGTGAACCACGGCGACCGCTGTGAGTCGTTCGCCGCCGACCTCGCCAGCGAGGGGTTCGACGCGTCGGCCCCGACGACCGGCGACGAGATCACCGCCTGA
- a CDS encoding CopG family ribbon-helix-helix protein, with protein sequence MTVVSVSMPEELVERIDAFAAEHGYTGRSEVVRDASRSLLGEFEDKRLENRDLMAVVTVIFDYETTSVEERMMGLRHDYEGLVVANFHSHVGSHYCMELFALEGRLEAISSFVGKIRATQDTLSVDYSVMPVDEFGPLAPSE encoded by the coding sequence ATGACGGTCGTCAGCGTCTCGATGCCGGAGGAACTGGTGGAGCGAATCGATGCCTTCGCGGCGGAACACGGGTACACCGGGCGGAGCGAGGTCGTCCGCGACGCCTCACGCAGCCTGCTCGGCGAGTTCGAGGACAAGCGGCTGGAGAATCGCGATCTCATGGCCGTCGTCACGGTCATCTTCGACTACGAGACGACGAGCGTCGAGGAGCGGATGATGGGGCTCCGCCACGACTACGAGGGTCTGGTCGTCGCCAACTTCCACAGCCACGTGGGCTCGCACTACTGCATGGAACTGTTCGCCCTCGAAGGGCGCCTGGAGGCCATCTCCTCGTTCGTGGGCAAGATTCGGGCGACCCAGGACACCCTCAGCGTCGACTACTCGGTGATGCCGGTCGACGAGTTCGGACCGCTGGCACCGTCGGAGTGA
- a CDS encoding radical SAM protein: MISKGCEQCAKGGKMVLFVYGYCDQRDCFYCPLGENRKNVDTVYANEREVESDEDVLTEARRMDALGTSITGGEPQESLDRTCHYLSLLKDEFGEDHHTHLYTGITGGRENMRRLSEAGLDEIRFHPPLDLWGDLHGTEWEEILHIAREEGLTPAFEIPGIRAEPEFLDFLDEGAAEFCNINEFEMSDGNYRRMQEAGYDLREGHMSAVDSPKEEILDVMGDHDRVYFCTSVFKDAAQHRRRLKRMARKIRREFDEVTDDGTLVYGKTWVTEERLRDLGVPEEFYTVKSDHVELAWWLLEEMVDEGDVGEGEIVEQYPTVDGTVVERTPLA; this comes from the coding sequence ATGATCTCGAAGGGCTGTGAACAGTGCGCCAAGGGCGGAAAGATGGTACTGTTCGTCTACGGCTACTGCGATCAGCGCGACTGCTTTTACTGTCCCCTGGGCGAGAACCGCAAGAACGTCGATACGGTCTACGCCAACGAACGCGAGGTCGAATCCGACGAGGACGTCCTGACGGAGGCCCGCCGGATGGACGCGCTCGGGACGTCGATCACCGGCGGCGAGCCCCAGGAGTCCCTCGACCGCACCTGTCACTACCTCTCCCTCCTGAAAGACGAGTTCGGCGAGGACCACCACACCCACCTCTACACCGGCATCACGGGGGGACGCGAGAACATGCGCCGTCTCTCGGAGGCAGGACTGGACGAGATTCGCTTCCACCCGCCGCTGGATCTATGGGGCGACCTCCACGGCACCGAGTGGGAGGAAATCCTCCACATCGCCCGCGAGGAGGGGCTGACCCCGGCATTCGAGATTCCCGGTATCCGCGCCGAACCCGAGTTCCTCGACTTTCTCGACGAGGGCGCCGCCGAGTTCTGTAACATCAACGAGTTCGAGATGTCCGACGGCAACTACCGCCGGATGCAGGAGGCAGGCTACGACCTGCGCGAGGGTCACATGAGCGCGGTCGACTCCCCCAAAGAGGAGATCCTCGACGTGATGGGCGATCACGACCGCGTCTACTTCTGTACGTCGGTGTTCAAGGACGCCGCACAACACCGCCGGCGGCTGAAGCGGATGGCCCGGAAGATCCGCCGCGAGTTCGACGAGGTGACCGACGACGGCACCCTCGTCTACGGCAAGACGTGGGTGACCGAGGAGCGCCTGCGCGACCTGGGCGTCCCCGAGGAGTTCTACACGGTCAAATCCGACCACGTCGAACTCGCGTGGTGGTTGCTGGAGGAGATGGTTGACGAGGGCGACGTGGGCGAAGGCGAGATCGTCGAGCAGTATCCGACGGTCGACGGTACAGTGGTCGAGCGGACGCCGTTGGCGTGA
- a CDS encoding OsmC family protein, translating into MVEYSEDYHAVASATDDADHWTTDSRGEFDVGIPPEFGGDFDGPAPENYYAIALTNCYVATFKVIAGNSTLEFEELAAEGTLKLRPHDGETVVDSFALDVTLRADASSKKADVILERTQEHCFILDSVDFDVSVTTELVTT; encoded by the coding sequence ATGGTGGAATACTCCGAGGATTACCACGCAGTCGCGAGCGCGACCGACGACGCGGACCACTGGACGACGGATTCGCGGGGCGAGTTCGACGTCGGGATCCCGCCCGAGTTCGGCGGTGACTTCGACGGGCCGGCGCCGGAGAACTACTACGCGATCGCGCTCACCAACTGCTACGTGGCGACGTTCAAAGTGATCGCGGGGAACTCGACACTCGAGTTCGAGGAACTCGCCGCCGAGGGAACCCTGAAACTCCGTCCCCACGACGGGGAAACGGTCGTCGACTCGTTCGCCCTCGACGTGACGCTGCGGGCCGACGCGTCTTCGAAGAAGGCGGACGTGATACTCGAACGGACACAGGAACACTGCTTCATCCTCGATTCCGTCGACTTCGACGTCTCCGTGACGACCGAACTCGTGACCACGTAG
- a CDS encoding class I SAM-dependent methyltransferase produces the protein MDRDDLRSRIADQFSYRGQRADIWRGFDLVLDTDAFLNLGYSPWYLPHVVGSSQSRLADEVGTRLAAALPTTDGVRLLDVGCGRGGPTDHLADRYGVDAVGVDLVPYNVRRAARRPADASFVVGDATRLPFVAGTFPACTAIDALVYVPDRAAAFGELARVLEPGGVLVCSDLVAAPTLDDAERRTVDAFADAWDMPSLATVDAYERAVDGAGLAVRTVEDLTAHSVGRFRRWTALYLRLASAFGGRPLAACLRRVGLDPAAVTEQIHRAHAALPHLRHVVVVAERPAAR, from the coding sequence ATGGATCGGGACGACCTCCGATCGCGGATCGCCGACCAGTTCTCCTATCGCGGCCAGCGGGCCGACATCTGGCGGGGATTCGATCTGGTACTCGACACCGACGCGTTCCTCAACCTCGGCTACTCCCCGTGGTATCTGCCACACGTCGTCGGATCGAGTCAGTCGCGCCTCGCCGACGAGGTGGGGACCCGTCTCGCGGCGGCGCTCCCGACGACCGACGGCGTCCGCCTCCTCGACGTCGGCTGTGGACGCGGCGGCCCGACCGACCACCTCGCCGACCGGTACGGGGTCGACGCCGTCGGCGTCGACCTGGTGCCGTACAACGTCCGCCGGGCCGCCCGGCGCCCCGCCGACGCGTCGTTCGTCGTCGGCGACGCCACCCGCCTCCCGTTCGTCGCCGGAACGTTCCCCGCCTGTACGGCGATCGACGCACTCGTCTACGTCCCCGACCGGGCGGCCGCCTTCGGGGAATTGGCGCGCGTCCTCGAACCCGGCGGCGTCCTCGTCTGTTCGGATCTGGTGGCGGCGCCGACCCTCGACGACGCGGAGCGCCGGACGGTCGACGCGTTCGCCGACGCCTGGGACATGCCGTCGCTCGCGACCGTCGACGCGTACGAACGCGCCGTCGACGGCGCGGGACTGGCCGTCCGTACCGTCGAGGATCTCACCGCCCACAGCGTCGGGCGCTTCCGACGGTGGACCGCGCTCTACCTGCGGCTGGCGTCGGCGTTCGGCGGCCGCCCGCTCGCCGCCTGCCTCCGGCGCGTCGGCCTCGATCCCGCGGCCGTCACCGAGCAGATCCACCGCGCCCACGCGGCGCTCCCCCACCTCCGGCACGTCGTCGTCGTCGCCGAGCGGCCCGCCGCGAGGTGA
- a CDS encoding cysteine hydrolase family protein — protein sequence MPYDPDSTAVIVVDMQNGFCHPDGSLYAPASEAVVDEVASLVEAAREAGARVVYTRDVHPPEQFDDAHYYDEFDRWGEHVVEGSWEARIVDDLDGRADHVVEKHTYDAFHETELDGWLSARGIDDLLVCGTLANVCVLHTAGSAGLRDYRPVLVTDAIGYLDEADHEYAVDHADWLFGETTTVDAVEYLPAR from the coding sequence ATGCCCTACGATCCCGACAGCACGGCGGTGATCGTCGTCGACATGCAGAACGGGTTCTGTCACCCGGACGGTAGCCTCTACGCGCCGGCGAGCGAGGCGGTCGTCGACGAGGTGGCGTCGCTCGTCGAGGCTGCCCGCGAGGCGGGCGCACGCGTCGTCTACACGCGCGACGTCCACCCGCCCGAGCAGTTCGACGACGCCCACTACTACGACGAGTTCGACCGGTGGGGCGAGCACGTCGTCGAGGGTTCGTGGGAGGCCCGAATCGTCGACGACCTCGACGGGCGCGCGGATCACGTCGTCGAGAAGCACACCTACGACGCGTTCCACGAGACGGAACTCGACGGCTGGCTCTCGGCCCGCGGGATCGACGACCTCCTCGTCTGTGGCACCCTCGCCAACGTCTGTGTCCTCCACACCGCGGGCAGCGCCGGCCTCCGGGACTACCGACCCGTCCTCGTCACCGACGCCATCGGCTATCTCGACGAGGCCGACCACGAGTACGCCGTCGACCACGCCGACTGGCTGTTCGGCGAGACGACGACCGTCGACGCCGTCGAGTATCTCCCCGCCCGCTGA
- a CDS encoding alanyl-tRNA editing protein, translating to MTDLRYLPDADGVTEFEATVTEVTDDYVVLDGTYFYPGGGGQPPDTGAIEWDRGRATVVDAEKNHGDVRHHVADVEGSLPRSGTTVTGRIDAERRDRLRRTHTAQHVVSRVVLDEYGAATVGNQVSVDGARIDFEPADFDDDDLATIERLTNRVLDRDLPVEKAERPRPAVEDAVPEGRTQLDLIPEHVDPLRVVAIDDFDLCPCGGTHVDRLGEVGRVRITNRVSKGADVERIEYVLEP from the coding sequence GTGACCGACCTCCGTTACCTCCCCGACGCCGACGGCGTCACCGAGTTCGAGGCCACCGTGACCGAGGTGACCGACGACTACGTCGTCCTCGACGGGACGTACTTCTACCCCGGCGGCGGCGGCCAACCCCCAGACACCGGTGCCATCGAGTGGGACCGCGGCCGGGCGACCGTCGTCGACGCCGAGAAGAACCACGGCGACGTGCGCCACCACGTCGCCGACGTCGAGGGGAGCCTTCCTCGGTCCGGTACGACCGTCACGGGACGGATCGATGCCGAGCGTCGCGACCGCCTCCGCCGGACCCACACCGCCCAGCACGTCGTCTCCCGGGTCGTCCTCGACGAGTACGGCGCGGCGACGGTCGGGAACCAGGTCTCGGTCGACGGCGCCCGCATCGACTTCGAACCCGCCGACTTCGACGACGACGACCTGGCGACCATCGAGCGCCTGACCAACCGAGTCCTCGATCGCGACCTGCCCGTCGAGAAGGCCGAACGGCCCCGTCCAGCCGTCGAGGACGCGGTGCCCGAGGGCCGAACGCAACTCGACCTGATCCCCGAACACGTCGACCCGCTCCGCGTCGTCGCCATCGACGACTTCGACCTGTGTCCCTGCGGCGGGACCCACGTCGACCGGCTCGGCGAGGTCGGGCGCGTCCGGATCACGAACCGTGTCTCGAAGGGGGCCGACGTCGAGCGGATCGAGTACGTGCTGGAGCCCTGA
- a CDS encoding halocyanin domain-containing protein gives MRNPSDWSRREFVAASLLGTGAIAGCTARGQPNDADASDTSSGCLDDWLADANGYEGAIERYGPDDDPSVTVGDGVGAGHGHDAFGPAAVRVTPGTTVTWEWSGHGDPANVVALDDAFDSGDPVSVHGHTFSHTFEKRGTYRYVSEPSRAAGMLGAAVVADPPSSDYPAVDDWLADVNIYDGTVADWRDYPSPLVTVGSAEGESEFTFSPPAARISTGTTVRWVWTGGPHQISFEDADIGSEVETEPGVRFEHTFDEAGVYRYACAPHHSLGAKGAIVVETGDPSE, from the coding sequence ATGCGAAATCCGTCCGATTGGTCCCGGCGCGAGTTCGTGGCCGCTTCCCTCCTCGGCACCGGCGCGATTGCCGGCTGCACGGCACGAGGGCAACCCAACGACGCGGACGCCAGCGACACGTCGAGTGGCTGTCTCGACGACTGGCTGGCCGACGCGAACGGCTACGAGGGCGCCATCGAGCGGTACGGGCCCGACGACGACCCCTCGGTGACGGTCGGCGACGGGGTCGGCGCGGGCCACGGCCACGACGCCTTCGGTCCCGCCGCGGTCCGCGTCACACCCGGCACGACGGTTACCTGGGAGTGGAGCGGGCACGGCGACCCCGCGAACGTCGTCGCCCTCGACGACGCCTTCGACAGCGGCGACCCCGTGTCGGTCCACGGCCACACGTTCAGCCACACGTTCGAGAAACGGGGTACCTACCGCTACGTCTCGGAACCGAGCCGTGCGGCGGGCATGCTCGGCGCCGCCGTCGTCGCCGACCCGCCGTCGAGCGACTACCCGGCCGTCGACGACTGGCTCGCGGACGTGAACATCTACGACGGGACAGTCGCCGACTGGCGGGACTACCCGTCGCCGCTCGTCACGGTCGGCTCCGCGGAAGGGGAAAGCGAGTTCACGTTCTCGCCGCCGGCGGCCCGGATCTCGACCGGAACGACCGTCCGGTGGGTGTGGACCGGCGGCCCTCACCAGATCTCGTTCGAGGACGCCGACATCGGGAGCGAGGTGGAGACCGAGCCGGGTGTCCGGTTCGAACACACGTTCGATGAGGCGGGAGTCTACCGTTACGCCTGCGCCCCGCACCACTCGCTCGGGGCGAAAGGTGCCATCGTCGTCGAGACGGGGGACCCCTCGGAGTGA
- a CDS encoding MarR family transcriptional regulator, whose translation MAMAGTGDDSGVLRSKRSATRYQILVGIAERQPAVSQREIADDIGITAQAVSDYLQGLTEEGYVRSPGRGRYEVTKEGVDWLITQTDELRDFVTHVAEDVIGQVEIETALATASIAEGEAVSLSMRDGVLRATPGAAGSTTAVSVTTAEAGRDVGVTDFEGVLDYELGRVTAVSIPRVQDGGSADVTTETIVDQAAGADLLATAGTEALAAAQAADLDPDIRFGTPEAVGEAAARGLDVLLLAVADELSTHLDRLRDSNINYEVVDTAE comes from the coding sequence ATGGCGATGGCAGGGACTGGCGACGATTCGGGCGTCCTGCGGAGCAAGCGCTCGGCGACCCGGTATCAGATCCTCGTGGGTATCGCGGAGCGACAGCCAGCAGTCAGTCAACGGGAGATCGCCGACGACATCGGGATCACGGCCCAAGCGGTGAGCGACTACCTGCAGGGACTCACCGAGGAGGGATACGTGCGGAGTCCCGGCCGTGGCCGCTACGAGGTGACCAAGGAGGGTGTCGACTGGCTCATCACCCAGACCGACGAACTCCGCGATTTCGTCACGCACGTTGCCGAGGACGTAATCGGGCAGGTGGAGATCGAGACCGCCCTGGCCACGGCGTCCATCGCGGAAGGGGAAGCAGTCTCGCTGTCGATGCGGGACGGCGTCCTGCGCGCGACGCCCGGCGCCGCGGGGAGTACAACTGCAGTTTCGGTCACGACCGCCGAGGCGGGACGGGACGTGGGCGTCACCGACTTCGAGGGCGTCCTCGACTACGAGTTGGGTCGCGTGACCGCCGTCTCGATACCCCGGGTGCAGGATGGCGGGAGCGCCGACGTCACCACCGAAACGATCGTCGACCAAGCCGCCGGGGCGGACCTGCTCGCGACGGCAGGAACCGAGGCGCTCGCGGCCGCACAGGCGGCGGATCTCGACCCCGACATCCGGTTCGGAACCCCGGAGGCGGTGGGGGAGGCCGCCGCCAGGGGACTCGACGTCCTCTTGCTCGCCGTGGCCGACGAACTCTCGACGCATCTGGACCGCCTCCGCGATAGCAACATCAACTACGAGGTCGTCGACACCGCGGAGTGA